The following DNA comes from Papaver somniferum cultivar HN1 chromosome 4, ASM357369v1, whole genome shotgun sequence.
AGTACTTTGAATGGAATGTTGTAGGCACTAAACATGAAATTTTCCAACTacaataaacaattgtatcagAACGACTTtttgtagtcattttattttatttaacggAGGCTTATTCTTCTCCTATTTCTTATATGCACTCTTATAGTGTTGAAGAATAGAAAAATACAGCTGCAGATTACTACACATAAACATCCAGATCTATGACAAAAATTATAAGCAAACTCAAGAGTTGAACTGGTTTACATACAAAATATCAGACCTTGCTCGAAGTAAAACTGGTGTTGTCGGCTTCCCAAATTGTAGTTCCATCACAAGTGCAGAGTTTTTTATAGTTCTCTCCCACTCCTGCACTTCTAGCAATCACTGCAGCAGCAATACCCGAGTCTGATTTATCTTCAGTTTCATACACCACAATGGCTCGGCCAATGAGGTCAGCAACTCTAAGCATCTGCTTAGCGTCAGTGTAGGATGCTTCACCATTTCCAAGAGCATCTAGTGTTCCCAGGTCGCCAAGCGGCTAATCAATGAAACAACATTCATATGAATTGGTAATCtatggaaaaaaaatattgtaaTGGTGGATTTGTTTAAAACAAGAGTAACCGTATAATATTAACGGTGGCTTTTCCAAATAATCTAATGGTTATATCTGGATAGAAATTCGAATGTTACAAATGTTTTGGGAAAATCACGATTGATGACAAATCAGTGCCATAACCATGTCAACGCTAAGTGATCAATTAACGTAAGAAATTAGCTCTAAACCTGGTATTGTTGCATCATTTTTCTACGTGAAGAGCATCTACATGTAGAGTtgcagaacaaaaaaaaaaagtatcttaACTTCGGCTCGGAACGTCCTCTGAATAAAGTTAAAGCTAAAGTCAAATCATTATGGACTACTTGTCGTGTTTTAAAACTGTGCCTAGTTACATCAGGCTTGGTTCTAAAGTGAGCAAGGCACCATGCACAATTTTAATTGCACTTGGTGCCAGACTCACTGAAAAACTGAGCCTAGTTGACACAATTTCCGACCAGGATGTTTTTCGGCTCATTTAATATCCTACGAAGCACTAAGAGATTCCAGTTCAATGCGTACCTAAATTTAGAATCTTTTTATTTTAGCTTTCCTAGTATTTTTGCATTTCACACtgtgaatactctcaagattctAAAAAACTATCATCTTACTAGGAAACTTTAGTACATTACTATTACAAAATTTAGGGAAAAATTGTTAGCTTTATTTTGGTTTAGCAACAAATTGAGTTTTGGTTTAACTTAATTGAATTAATATAATACTAATCAGAAAGTTTAAGGTATAGATTATGCATGAAAGGTGTCTGTCATGGCCAAGAAATTGATATTTATTTAACTATCACTGGTGGCATAAAAGATTGTATGTGTTGTTGTGCGATTGTTCTTCAACTGATGATGGCAGGTTGAAGGACATTTGTTCCTATGAAGCATGAGGTGGACTCAATTCTAGCCTCTTATATAACTAAAGTTTATACCATCACTAAAAGATAAGAGGAGATAGAATTGGAAGCTTACCAAGCAAGAAAAGCTCTTTGCTTCTACAGATTTCATTGCTTTTTAGTTAACATCACATATGTCCTATAATCTAAGGTATGTACCTTAACTATTTCATGTTATGAATGTGAGGTATCTagttacagaatagaagatcctAAACATTCAGTTAAGTCGGTAAAAGTAGATGTAACTAAACATGTTAAGTGCAGTGTCAAATCATACTTAAGCTAAGTAGTCATGCTTAGACTAAAGGATCATGTTTAGTTACTGAAATCTCTGACTTTGGTATCAGAGCTATAGGTTTAAACAATATTCTACAACTAGTATATGTTCCTTTAGTAATTAACATGTCAGGTTCTGCTCCTTAGAATCAAATAGTATTATCTGTTGTTTTTGCTTCAGCAGTTCTTGTATGTCTTTGTTCTAAAGTTGAGTATTGCCAAAGTGATACTCGAAGAGAAAACAAAGTGGATGTTTTGTGTTAAGAGACTGCATGAAGTAGCGCTCTGGACGTCCCTGGTGTGATTATACCCAAAGGTGAATCATGCTTATGACATCTTGAATGGAGCAAAATAATCTGCTTATGTGCGGTGGATGATAATTCTTCGAACCCGAAGGTGAAAAGGGATCATTATACACCAAATATGAGATGATTATCTTTGCTATTGGTTAAAGGCTTCGATATATCGTAGTTTTCGCCCAAAGGTGAAGTTGTTTGATATCGAATCTAAAATAAGTATGTTCTGTTTTGTTATATCTATATGTTGTCACATATGTTAATGATGTGCATAATCATTTCATAAAGTTTAAATGATTTGTACTGCAACGTTTAATATATCATTCATGTGAAATAGAATAAAATATTAAATGGTATGACAGTTACAACCATGAATCCCGTTCAAGTTCAAGGATTTATAGCTGGTATTGAGCCATTGGATGGCACAAGTTACTGAAGGTGGAATTCGCAGGTTGAAATAGCCTTGGGTTATTTAGATTGTGATATCGCTTTGAGAGAACCTAAACCAGAAACACTTTGTGCTACTACCAAGAAAAGTGAGAAGCAGGATTATCTCAGATGGGTAAAGGCAAACAGGATAAGTCTTCTTATTATGCGTGGTGTTATTCCTGCTGCTATACAAGGTGGTATTCCTGCTACAGATACAGCTAAAGAACTTATGGAGGTTATTAAATCGCAGTTTACAGGTTCAGCAAAGTCTATGGTTGGAAAATATATGGGTCAGTTGTCTTCAATGAGCTACAGTGGGGACGATAATGTCCGAGATCATGTTCTTTAGATGGCAGATCCGATCTACAAGTTAAGGGGTCTAGACATGAATCTTACTGACGATTATCTAGTTCAACATGCGGTTAACTCACTGCCAAAACAGTTTGAGGGATTCAAGATTGCTTATAACATGGATGAAAGGAAGTGGGATGTAAATGAACTGATTGCTTATTCTGTGCAAGAAGAGGATAGGCAACGTCGCAAAACTACAGAGTATGCACATCTTTCTATTGCTGGTCCTAGTAAGAAGAACTTCAAAAAGTCAGCTGACTAACAACAAACTTTCTGAGCAGACAAAAGAAGTCCTGATAAATGAGTTAACTAATAAAAACAACAGTCTAACACTGATAATAATCCAGTAAccaagaaagaaaacaacaaaatttATACGGCGCGTTTCTTTTGAAAAAGCATGGCCATATTAAGAAGTTTTTGCCTCAAATATCAGAATTGGCTGAAAAAACTTgaggaaaagaaaaaaggtaCAGATTTCCATATGATATGTTTTGAGATTAATCTTTTGGATACTCCTTTGAATACTTGGTGGCTAGACACCGCTGCAACAATTCATATCACTAATTCCTTGCAAGCACTCAAAAGCAAGAGGAATCTAAGTGAGGGAGAGCGGTGTTTATACATGCCAAATGCTCAAGGAGTGAAAGTTGAAGCAGTTGGAAACGTGCAATTGACTCTGGAATCTGGATATATGTTGGAGCTTTTTGATGTCTTTTATGTACCCAGTATAAGAAGAAGTTCGATATCGGTTGGTATACTTGATACCaaaggtttttgtttttttgttagtGGTGGATCTATAAGTATGCATCGTAACTCTGAACTTGTTGGTTTTGCGCCGCTTGTTGATAATACATACAAGTTGAATGTTGATCTTGGTGCTATAACTTCAGAGTTCTGTATGTATGTTGATGCTTCTAGTTCATCTGTTAAGGGTACTATAAGAAGTTTAAACTCTGAAAACTCTTTTATGTTATGGCATTAGCGATTGGGGCATATATCCAGACAACGTATAGAGAGACTGAtaggggaagggattctacaacAACTAAATTTTTCAGTTTTCAGTATTTGTATTGCATGTATTAAAGGAAAGCTTGTTAAAACCAGAAAGAAGACAGCAATGCGAAAGTAAAGATTTGCTTGAAATCGTGCATATGGATATATGTGGTCCTTTTACTATTGCTTTTAGAGGCGCACAGAGATACTTCGTCACTTTCATAGATGACTTTTCGCGTTATGGGTATGTATATCTTATTCATCAAAGATCTGATGCTCTTAAGGTGTTCCAAACTTATAAGGCAGAAGTTGAAAATCAACTTGACAAGAAGATTCAAGAGCTAAGATGTGATAGGGGAGGTGAATACTATGGCAAGTCAAATTCTTTTAGCGAAATCATGGAAAATTGATGGATTTTCTGCCAGAGCATGGAATTGTACCTCAATTCACTACTCCTGGATCACCGGAGCAAAATGGAGTGGCAGAAAGGTGAAACAAAACTTACAAAGACATGGTTCGTACCATGTTATGCAATTCTACCCTTGCTGAATCCTTATGGGAGAAGCCTTGAAGACAGCAACATACATATTGAACCGAGTTCCTAGTAAAGCAGTACCTATGACTCCTTTCGAGATGTGGACAGGTAGAAAGCCTAGTCTAAATCATTTTCATGTATGGGGTTGTCCAGATGAAGCAAGAGATCATAATCCATTTGAAAAGGCACTTGATTCTCGCACTACAAGGTGTTTCTTTGTTGGTTATCCAAATAGATCAAAGGGTTACAGGTTCTACTGTCCATCTAAGCCTTTCGAAATTACTAAAACTAACAATGCCAGATTTCTAGAACATGATGAAACTAGTGGGAGTTCAGAATCAAGAAAGTtgtatttgaagaaaaagaaggtaTCCTACTGAACAGAATGAAACTTCAGTTCACAAGCAATCTGAAGTTGGCATTCCAGAATCTTCTAAAGATATTGAAGTGGGTGAACCAGTTCTGCGAAGATCATCAAGACCGAGGAAAATTGTTGTGAAACCAGGTTTCAGTTCGTTCATGATTGAATCAGACTGTACAGCTGATGAGGAAGATGAACCTTTAATATATTCGCAGGCAGTAAATGGCAAGAATGCTCATTGTTGGCTTCCTGCCATAGATGATGAGTTGCAACCAATGGGCAAGAATGGAGTATGAGATATGGCAGATCTTCCTGAAGGTGCGACGACGgttggttgtaaatggatttttaaAATCAAAAGGAATGCTGATGGGAGGATCAAAAGATACAAGGCCAGACTTGTAGTCAAGGGTTATACACAAGAAAAAGGTGTCGATTACGAAAAACCTTCTCTCAGTTTCTAAGAAGGATTCTTTAAGAATAATAATGGCCCTGGTAGgtcattttgattttgaattgtttcaaatggatgtcaaaacaacatttttgaatggtgaacttgataagaaaaatatatactgCCACCGGAAGGTTTGACGTCTCAGAAACAAGAAGGAAAAATATGTTGTTTAAAGAAATCTCTGTACGGGTTGAAACAGGCTTCTAGGCAGTGGTATCTGAAATTTGATCAAGTGATAACCTCGTTTGGTTTTGCTGAAAACGCCCTTGACTGGTGCATATATCTGAAAACTAGTGGGAACAAGTTTATCTTTTTGATCCTATACGTCGATGATATCTTGCTGGCTACTAATAATATTCATATGCTACATGATACTAGGAATTTCCTCTCAACTAATTTTGAGATGAAAGACTAGGGAAAGCTTCCTATGTCCTAAGTATTAAGATAAGTTGCAATAGAAAGAGAGGTTTGTTGGGCTCATCTCAAGAAGCTTTTATGAAGAAGATTCTGAAAAGATTTGAAATGCATAACTGCGCAGcaggtgaagcacctattgttAAAGGTGACATCATCAATAAATTGCAGTGTCCTAAATCAGATCTGGAAAGGAGTCGAATTGACTCAGGACGGTATGCATAGGCAATCAGAAGCTTAATGTATGCCATGATTTGAACCCGTCCAGATTTGAGTTTTGTTGTATGGTTAAAAAACTTTATGAGGGGTCTACAAGTTATAGATTCAGTTTCTAGACCAATAAAGTTTTACTGTGATAACCAAGCTACAATAAGTTTTGCGAAAAACAATCAAGGAACAAGAAGAGTAAAACATATAGATGTTAAGTATTTCCTGGTAACGCGCAAAATCAAAGAACGAGAAATAGATATTTCTCATATTTCGACTCTCATATTTCCACTGATCGTATGATTACAAATCCAATGACGAAAGGTTTGATCCTAAAGTGTTTAAAAAGCATGTGTTTTCTATGGGTGTTGTTGATATCTTTTGAGTTTTACTGAAGCTTGTATGTTGTGGTTATATGTTATATAATCAACTATTTCTGTTTAGTCACTTAATTGCGAAATAATAAGGTTCTGTTTTGCAGATGAGAACACTAAAGGTGTATGCCGGCTAAAAATATTAACTTAATGACAATGGATCGTCTGGATTTCTGATTATAGAAAGGCTTATGCATCGTTTAAGTGGTGCTTAAGTCTCTATAGTCGTTTTCTAACGTGACATTTAAATTATGGATAAAGTTCTTCATGGTCTTTACCTCACTGATTGGGATTGAAGTTCAAAAGTGGCCACCTACATTCTTATACTGCTATCTAATCCAAATATTTTCTTAAATGTTTTCAAAATTCAGAAAAAATTTGTTGCTGACCAAAAGTGGGAGAatgttagttttattttggtttagcaAAAAATTAAATTTTGGTTTAACTAAATTGGATAAGTGTAATCCTAATCAGAAAGTTTAAGGTATAGATTATGCATGAAAGTTTTCTGTCATGGTCAAGGAATTGATATTTCTTTGACTATCACTGGTGGCATAAAAGATTCTGTCGTGGTCAAGGAATTGATATTTCTTTAATTATCATTGGTGGCATAAAagattatatgtgttgttatggGATTGTTTTTCAACTGATGATGGCAAGTTGAAGGACATTTGTTCCTATGAAGCATGAGGTGGACTCCATTGTAGCCTCTTATATAACTAAAGTTTATACTATCATTTAAAGATAAGAGGAGCTAGAATTGGAAGTTTACCAAGCAAGGAAAGTTCCCTGGTTCTACAGATTTCATTGCTTTTTAGTTAATATCATATATGTCCTACAATTTAAGGTATGTACCTAACTATTTCATGTTATGAATGTGAGCTATCTAGTTACATTATAGAAGATCCTAAACATTCAGTAAAGTCAGTAAAAGTAGATGTAACTAAAGATGTTAAGTGCAGTGTCAAATCATGCTTAAGCTAAGGTAATCATGCTTAGACTAAAAGATCATGTTTAGTTACTGaaatttctaacacaaacctgtCCTGTAGATTTTATTGGATTGAAGATTTTCCCAGTACTTGCCGCtcctctagtcaaatccccgaACTCATTAATAGTCCATCCATGTTTTCCAGGTGATAATCCACTGAAGTGTGCTTCAATTCTTGCTAATTCCATGCTCACTTGGGCCACGCGTACCACGCCAAAAATATCTGGACCTTTAAACTCAGCAACAACAGCTGAAACTAAGAAGTCTGCGAGcagagaaaaaacaaaacaatctgAGCATTACATTCAAGGAGATAGCTTCAGGATGAAATTGGTTCATATATCTACAACTAATTGGGATCACTAAGCCAACTTACTGGAGTATGACAAAACTGCTGATAATTAAAAGGGAAAAAACATTCATGCAGATTCCACAGAGAGATATGAAATACAAGTTTTGCATGCCATAAAGTTGGCAACAATCACTTAGTTCATTTATCAAACATGTTAGAACTAGAAGTCAGGAAGTAGTATATTCAGGTGTTACTAGTATCATGCATTACTACTATTAGATTAACAAATAGAAAGTGACGTCCTGAACTCCTGTCTCCTGATTTCTATTCTTAGGGAAGATCCCACATGCATTTGCAACATATCCTACCAGAAAAATGTTGCGAACTTTTCTCATGTTTCATGACAATGCAAATGTTTTCTTGCGAATAGTAATATTTTCCTTCGAATAGTAGTTTAGAACCAACTATCCTTTGTTCTCATAATTTAAACCTTCACGCTGGAGACAGACAGAATGCAAACTGCAGTTGATATGAGGCTATAAATTAAGCCAGCAcacacaattttttttatcagcATCACTAAAATTGAGTAAACAGAAGTCACTGTCGTAAACATGAAATGCAATGCaaatgtaagatataaaaaggcATCTTTACTTTACCATGTCCCTTAATAGACACTTTTATCCATTTGGTAAATAAGTTTTACTTATTTGTCAACAACATAATATGAACTAAACTTCAGTGCTCCTAATGGCCTCCTTCAATTAAGCTTTTGAAAACATTGCCAAGCAAACCCCTTCAAAACAGGAAAACATTTCTAGATACACTAGACCTTGATATCactgtttcaattgtgtttcacCACCGAAATGACACTACAACTAAGCAATTCAAACAAATTGAAACATGCATTTTCCGCAATTGCGACAATATATGCATAACAAGACCAAAATAACAAAGCACTAACCTTCAGGGCTCCCTTGACCGATTAATCTAGCTTTCTTTCCCGTCTCTTCCAAAGCATCAGCCATTTTCTTAACAGAAGAAGAACCAAGAACTCTAACAACTTGATTACTCAAATCAACCTCAACTCCTTTCACTCCTGAGACAAATGAGAAAAAACCCACAAATTCTATCACCATTACAAACATCTCAACCAATAAACATAGTAGAATCATAATTCAAATTCCTAATTCAAACCTTACTTACCATCAACTGTAACTAACTTATTCTTAACAGCCTTAACACAACCCTCACATTTCATATCCACCATGAATTCTGTCTGTAAAAACAAACCATCACTTCAGTAATATAAACCacccaaaaaatcaaaaaaaatcatcaCAATTCCAATTAATTCTCATATTCAAAGTATAATCCAATCATCTAAACTATATCAAACCATCTAATCACCAATTTAGCATCCAAATTGAAAAATTAGAATAGTCAAACTCACCAGTAATTCAGGCAAAACATTGGCAGGTGCTGAAATTGTATCCATTTGAAGGGATGATTTAACaggaggagaaaaagaagaagaagaagaagaagtggaggaGTTGTTGGAGAAGGCAAAACGATTGGGTTTAAGGAAGGATGTCGAAAGGGAAGGGAATTTGAAGGTCTTAgaaagagaaagattgtgagaatctgaagacgaagaagagAGGGTAGCGACGGCAAAAGCTACAGGGAGATATACAAGGGAGGAGGAGGATGTAGATGCTGAAGTTAATGTTCGCAGAAGATttgacatgtttttttttctattaaAATGACGAAGAAAGAATGGTAGATGTTGAAGTTGATGTGCTTTTCAATATTGAGGTTTTAGCTTCTGGACTGGATTCTTCCGTAAGTGAGTTGAATCGGACTAGTTAATTCGGTCAATATGTTGGTCAATTTTGTTGACTTTTTGTTCACATTCGAGGCATTTGCCCCTCCTGGGTATTTTTCACTCTGTTTTAAAATTTTATAATGATTGCTGGTTAATTGATTTGAATGTTTTTGAAATTTGGATATTTGACAAGGAGCATAATGCAGACTGGTTGCTTGTCATCGATGGGGCTACTGAGATTAAATTTGTGCATATTGCTGATTAGGGATCCTGAGATTAAAGAAAATTTTGATAGAGATTATGGTGCAAAAAATTAACATAACAGCAAGTACATTCGACGCTTAAATATGGAGAGGTTATGCAGAGAGTTGGAGACGATATTTTTGATGGCATGAATGTGGCTACTATTATAGGTATCTAAAAATCCAAACATTACACCAAACTCCTTAATAGAAATGACCTAGAATGTATGAAACTTAACTATCTTACCACATGTGTAACACCGATTCTTGAGGGATTTGTCCTCACGATCTCCATAAATCTTTTATATTTACTCTTACTTTCTTTATATTTTTATGTTGGGTGTGTTGTttaaataagggatattttgactttgggtcacatAAAAATGACCGAAGTTGCGTTTGGGTCACCAATaacttttaattagagtttgggtcacaaGACCATTGTTGAGCGTCTTGACCGTTGGGAACTCAGTTATATCCTAAAATGCCTAAATTGGCCTTAACAGTCTCTTGGTTTTACTAACTAAACCAAATGGATTTCATCTTTAATGTCACCTGAAATCAAATCCCATCAGAACCCACCTGAAACCATCACCAAGTGAAAAACACCACTTATTTACAATCGATTTTCTATCTTCAAATTCCATTTCTTTAAACAAAATTCAaaccaaaccctaactcttcacAGTAACAGAGCTTCTCAGCTTCAACACCTTGTCCAATTAAAACCCGACACTAATTATGCGTACATATTAGTACTACTTCCAATGGATCAATTAAAATATAAGATCAATCATCAATCAACAATCGTCAGATGATTATCCGCCAGATTCAACCAaactgaaaaaaaataaaatatcataTCCATATTCTCCACCAACAGCAACAACTCTAGTTCTTTCCCTGAGTTATCAACAGTGAAAACTACCATCTCAAACATCGAATCACTACTATCTTCACCGCATACTTCAAATCGATGAGAATCCccaattttattttcaaaccctagcttttgaaattcaagatttctctcaaatTAATCATCAACTTCCTCTCTCAATTCACAACAAACCCTCATCTCGACTATTTCCAGTGAACCCATATTGATTCAAccaacaatttcttctttaatcttgATTCGTCTCTGGTTAGAGCGACAACTCAGATTAAAAAGGGGAGAGGAAAAATAAAGAAGTGAAAGAAGTCTTCTCCTctgatttagggttttagaccttACGATAAATCATTTAACAAAACCAGCACATGGGTTTCAAAGAGTTTTCACAAGTTAGAAATCAAAAGTATCAGAAGAAGGAATTGTAAGCCTACCTAAACCACAAGTTCACCTAAAGTTGAAACtctgggttgcagcagc
Coding sequences within:
- the LOC113274979 gene encoding copper chaperone for superoxide dismutase, chloroplastic/cytosolic-like, whose product is MSNLLRTLTSASTSSSSLVYLPVAFAVATLSSSSSDSHNLSLSKTFKFPSLSTSFLKPNRFAFSNNSSTSSSSSSFSPPVKSSLQMDTISAPANVLPELLTEFMVDMKCEGCVKAVKNKLVTVDGVKGVEVDLSNQVVRVLGSSSVKKMADALEETGKKARLIGQGSPEDFLVSAVVAEFKGPDIFGVVRVAQVSMELARIEAHFSGLSPGKHGWTINEFGDLTRGAASTGKIFNPIKSTGQPLGDLGTLDALGNGEASYTDAKQMLRVADLIGRAIVVYETEDKSDSGIAAAVIARSAGVGENYKKLCTCDGTTIWEADNTSFTSSKV